Genomic segment of Schistocerca piceifrons isolate TAMUIC-IGC-003096 chromosome 1, iqSchPice1.1, whole genome shotgun sequence:
TGCtctgaaattaatatttaataCATGAACTTTTTGTATAGACTGATGACATGATTTACCAGTGTTGTTAATGGTGGAACAGCAGCATGCCACCCCCTGTCAATGTAGGTTGTGAAGATCTGATTGGATCATATAAGTCTCTTGAATGAGAACTGCCTTCTAGTGTTTTTATACTATCCTATCACCTACTACTATTATTTAAGGGAATTCTCTGGTATCCTTTTCTAGTAGTACATGCAGTTACTTGAGAAAATGTCTTACCTGACAACTTGGAGATCAGTACTGCCCAAGTATTaagttcttcttcctttctctgtatAGCCACTGCTTCAAGACAATTTCTGTATGTTTCTGTCTGTCCACAAAGTGGTATCCTTTACCTTTCTGTTTAAATATATAGCAACTCTGCCTCTCTTATGTTCCTGTCCACTGAAACATTGCAAGTCTCTTGTATCCAAAAATGTGGCTGGAATATTTacattgttttgtgtattataaaAGCTATGTCTTGGTTTGTCTCAATCTTTGACATCAATGCCATCTGGTGCAAGTTAAAAACAATACAATCAAGTCCGCTGTCTTCAGTCTGACATGAAGCTCCCAGATAATATCTTCTGTTCCAAATGTTGCCTGCCAGCAATTGCGTACGAGACGGTGTGTTTTTCTTGTATTGCTAACTCATATGAACCTGCCTAAGCATATTGTAGGTACTTGTACCCAGTATGTATTTTCATTCCTGATGTTACTTTTGCCTCATCATTATTATGTATTATCTTTCATAATTTGTCTTTAGTGTAAATTTGGCACAATTATCTGATGACGACTCAAAACCCATAAAGTTTTTAGCAATTAAAGCATTTCCATGGAATTACTACATGGAAAGTCTGAATGGTCACATACCTTACAAATAAAAGAACGTTGTACATCTTGATTACATTTTCTTCCAGTCCACTTTCACACAATTTCTGGTGTCTCAGAATCAATTATTACTTCTATTGCTCTCAATATCCTAGCAGCATAGTGTCCATTTtgaagtaaaattcttacatttgAAACATATCATGTTGAGAAATATATGTagctaaaaaaaggaagaaagtgacCAGCATAGCAAATTCCTTTCACTCTGAAAAATGTTCTAAAACTGCAAAAACAGGAATGAGGTGTTCTCATCCGTGAAGTGTGAACAAAAAACAGGTGAAACATCTTTACTGTAAGTACAGTTACTGCAGCTCAGACACTTATTGTCTATTAAAAAAAAGCCACTGACAACTTGTAAAGAATATTCAGTGAAAGAAAGCGCACAATTATGATCCATGAAAATAGGATTACCTTTATGCAGTAATGATGAAATTCTTCTCTACATTACAGTAAAGTCTCTTAAAGGCCAACTTATAACTGCTGTACTGACTAGAAAGAACCAGTTACAGCATCTTTTGTACCAATAAAAATTGGGTGAATGACCCCAAAATAGTTTAAAGTTTTCCTCTTTGCTATCTACATAAAAACTCctattctgaaagatgaatctcaAAAGGTACTGAAGACAAGTAAAGGTatataaatctaaaaatataattGCTAGATGTAAAGCACATGAGACTACAAACTCTaaaaatttaccacaaatttccttggtCAATTACTGTAGGAATGCACATACAAAATTTTTCAGGAAGTTGCTACATTCAGAGCCTTTAAATAAATATAAGGGAGCATCAGAAACTTAGCTTAAGtgcactgaattttattctgttgaaCTCTTAGTAATGAACCAAACTGAAATGTGATTCAGAAGTGaaaaatatctttttaatttttatgcaagCAATTTTATTTTGCAATGTACTGTTAGAACAGACTTCAGTACATCATGTGATAAGGGGCTTCAAATTCATGTCACACAAGCTCTGGAGACGTCAATTTTCTCCACTAGTTACACAGCAATTCATCTTAATGTAATCAAGTAGTATTTCAAATAAAGGTTTTAATTGCACATGCAAATAAAAGGATAAAGGTATCAATTGAAAGACAACActgcaaaagtttttattttctttattaatatcacttGGGTTTCCACATCACCAACAGGGGTACCAAGCACAATGCGTTACTCtttgttttacatggcgagtttccccagtaggcctacaaACCATGGAATGTACAGAAGCACATACACATCTAAAACTTAGTACCGACAGTAATTATGGTCAGAATCTATGTGAACATTTAATATCTCACTTTCAGGCTGCCTCAGTGCCgaaacaatatttgctttttcagCAAGAGTTGGTTTCTTCAAACTGCCCTTTGGCTGTTTGTTACATTTACCAGGTCTTCGTTGCACTTTTACCTTCTTGTTGCTGGGGCGTCGTGGAACTTCCCTGCAGTCTGATTGAAAAAGTGACAGCGAATGAGCTGCATCCTTCTGCAGTGACTTCAGGATTTCTGTGGACACTTTACCTGAACCGACACGGTTAATCAAAATTTGGTATGTGGACACTAGTTCTCGGGCCAGAGATGTGTTCTTGTGATCATCAGTATTTGTTTGCAGTGAACACAAAATGGCAGAAGCCTCTTCTGTCACCGTTGCTTCACTTGGTGTAAATGTGGCACTTGAATGTAATGCATACGTCATTGACACTGCATGAATGTGCTTGCATATGTTCAAATGAATTAAACTGTCCGCACAAGAACAACTGAAAGCATGTATACATATATTACACTTGGAGCACTTCAACTTGCACTCCAATTTACATTCAATGTTATTTAAAATCACAGTATGTGTTACACCACAATGTGTTTGGGATTTCACATGAAACTTTGTACCATCAGTATTGACTGTAATGTCATTCTCCTTAATACTACCTGAAGCTTTATGACGAGCCTCAACAAGATTTATTCTATATGAATGGCCACCCTTATACAATTTAACCATTTGAGCACACAGTTTGTCACACACCAATTTCATCAACACAACAAGTAGTCTGTCAAGTCTATTGTTTGTTTTTCCCTCTAGATAACAATATTTTGAAACTCTATGCATTGCTTCAAGGTGCATATTTGTATTTATACCCAGATTGCGACGGTGACAGTATGCCCACTGCTGAGGCCGGAATAAGTAATTTGACGAGAAATATACACCAAAGTCTCTTGTACCTTCATCTGCTTGAAGCTGCCCGACGAACGATTCCAGCAGCTCATTAAAATTGTCTATATCCGCTTCTTCAAGCAATGTACGAAGAGCTTTGTACACAAGTGCTTTCTTTTCTTCATTGCCATGGACTTTCTTCAAATTATTCCGCCAGTTGCGGTCTATGTGCCAAGCACACAGTAGATTATTTTCTGCAGGTCCCATGACTCGTGACCATGCACTATGGAAAGTATTAGTGTCGTCGGACATGAATACAGACGTTTTTATGATGCCAGCTCTCTCTTTCGCAGCACTAAAGAAATGAGTCATTATGGAAGTAGTCTCCCGATTTGAAACACAGAATGCTACAGGCATACCTGAACCAAAATCGTCTACCACTAACAATGTGGTCACCAacagtttgtaaacatttgtacaaTGTGTGGAGTCTACACATACAATATTTTGTCCAAATCTCTGTAATAACTGCTTCTGGTAGTCAGTCATTAACACTATCACCGAGTCAGTCCTATCAAAATCTTCCCTGGCCTCGCCTTCTTTCTTATAGAGGAGAACACAGTCTTTTATTTTCTCCAGCCACATACTAACACTGACTTCATCAATGTTATGCTGCTGATCATTACCAATGGCGAAGTCTCTCTTAATGTTATGAAGGTCATGCCGAGTCAGGAGATGCAGCCTCTCCACTCCGCTGGAATGAACTGAGTCCCGCACATCATCCAGAATTCTCTGGAAAGTGACCCCCTCAGCAATTTTACCTGCAACATTTTAAAATTACTCCAACTACAAAGAGGCCAATTCTGAGTATGTACATGAAAACACTATTCAGAAAGGACACTGTAGTTAACCACCCTCAATAAAATAAATTCATGCAATATAACAGTTGCTAAGTACTTATAAACTAGATAGTTTAACAAATGGCGTAACAGTATATTCAGTGTACCCTTCCAACAGTACTGAAGATACTATTAACACACTGGGGATGGGAGAATAAACAGGCCTGATTAAAGCACCTGTTGCAATGTGATATTTCCCAGTTTCACCTACCAATGCTATTTTCAAATGGTTACGAGGTCTACAAGTACATGTCAGAGAATTTTATCTGGTGTTTTTGTCTAGTCTCAAATCCATTACTGTAGTTGCAAATGCCCTGATCCACCATGTTTAACATGCTGGACAAGAAACAATAAATGTACTACCTTTAGTCAATTAGATGCATTAATGATCTATTCTTAAATAGATTACTATGACACAAGCAATAACACAGGGCAACACATAAGTATTTCAGAACTTATTTCCACACTTGCATTACTGTAATGCATTACACCTGCTCTCACACACACCTAAGTACATGGCATTACAGTCACCAATATTGTGGTCAATATGGATCACAACATCTGGTCTTTTACAACTGCTTTCATGCTAACATCACAAATTGTATTCATATGAACTGCCAATTGATATATTCACACCTTTTACTCCAGATCACATATCCATAACAATATTAATTTCTCAGCAGTAAGAAACAATGCTCCTTCACTGCAAAAATAATAAAAGTCAACTACATATAACTAAAAGCAAGCCTGTCAATAGATTCTGAAACTTTCACAGCATATTTACTTGGGGATCACTGAAAGGCCAGCAAAATTCTACAATTAAGGTAATACTCACCAGCGATGGCTTCTCTATCAGAACCACTGAGATGCAGAAAAGCAATGTTCTGGTCGTGGCCGAAATGTGTTCTGTAGTAAATGACACTACAGATTCCACTTTCCTCTTCGTGAAGCTCTATGGCAGCAACGCAATGGTTTCCCATCTTGCAAGTGCCCTGGGACTTACACAACCTTTTGCCACCTGATTTCGAAGAAAATGTGCCACTTCTGTGGCATACAAAGGTGGTTTTTGCAGTGCCATTCTTTAAACGCTTAGTGCCATAACTAGAGACAaaactattttttgtttttctctccTCCTCAGACTTCCACTTCATAAAGTCTAAAACAAAAGCATCGATGAAAGACAATTTCATTCAGATTCAACAAGTGCAAAGTACACAGCAGGAGTAAAAAAAACCTGCATTGTTAGATACCCTCACGAGTTACTGGTGTtattttaatcatttaaatttgCAACAATTTAACTTATACTTAATGTAGCAGACAGTAAGTTCACAGTTAATGTGAAATGCGTCTTTTCAAGTATTCAAATAGGCACATGTTCTATTGACCAACAAAAACAAGATCTAATGGCCACGGGTCAGACAAGTATGTAATAATAATGGACGATATTAATTTAAGTAGGCAGTGTACACTTTACTTACCGTCCTTCGTTTGAAATTCACTAATTTCTTTTACCATCTCAACCATGTGCTCCTGCTCCACATGTAGGCGCAACTTAgccaaaaaattgcatttaaagcTGCAGTCACTttttgggtctagtgtagcaggggatacaacccatcggctttgaacaatgacgtcacaagtcaccagagagcatgtattacaaagatgaaagagctgaggagaatgttgagaaacaaaggaatgcgagagagataaactttatttcacatatgtaagggccagtagtattttcacgttaacgatatcgcgtgtttgtatcttagtatttctccgaaaaatacaatggaaagaaatgaatgaaattactagcaaagaatacatcatgttacatgtatgtcagttgtatctcgaaagtctttcgaactgtattgcttaagtgcagtacgggatacaagttcagcgtagtcgatttctgtcctgttgttcacttgaactatgtatcccctgcttcactaaaccgcaaatgaaacccgatacaaattaaaagctcattcgaagtgtgttgcttaagtacagtccagaatacgagtttgtcgtaaggcgatttcttcgttttcactagcattactgtcctgttcttcacctgaacgatgtatcctccgcttcagtaaaccctaagtggaacacggggtacaaattgtagatgtgctgtttatttcgtctccgctattactaacataaagtaggatcagtttattctatctcatgagatttaaaaaaaaaaaaaaaagccaaagaacacttatcagctactgaagcatctgtgtcttaggatcagtttattctatctcgtgagatttttttttttaagccaaaaaacacttatcagctactgaaacatctgtatcttctaatgggtgcgggagttccgactcctggggaggtgggtgggtgtgagtcgtaactcccgcacccattagaagatacagatgcttcagtagctgataagtgttttttggcttttttaaaaaaaatctcacgagatagaataaactgatcctgatacagatgcttcagtagctgataagtgttttttggcttttttttaaaaaaaatctcacgagatagaataaactgatcctacttacgaataggtggaaatacacgtacgttacatttgcaacctgtttcattttatatgttttgattgtttatttaacctttgtgtttcacttgtcttttgctgttatgttttagtttagttattttattgattgcttaataaagtaggatcagtttattcaatctcgtgagattttttttttttaaaagcaaaaaaacacttatcagctactgaagcatctgtatcttaggatcagtttattctatctcgtgagatttttttttaaaaagccaaaaaaacacttatcagctactgaagcatctgtatctaatatcaagcgatcgcttttagattcacattcaattattttaatgatagcgcttattagaacacagaactgttttattatctatgcctcgaagtgaagacattactatctatgactaaggaatgacgtcattgttcaaagccgacgggttgtatcccctgcttcactagaccccacTTTTTGAGCACTTAATCGTACCTTCTTCACCTGGCTGAATTTTATGCACATTTCTCAAATGAACATTCAAATGCTTCCTTGCTGAATATTCTCGATCAAATACATAACAAGCAACAGAACCACCCGTTCCAATGAAATAACTCACTCTCACACGGTGCAAGGATATTCGCTCACATCAACTGTGAA
This window contains:
- the LOC124752973 gene encoding uncharacterized protein LOC124752973 is translated as MVEMVKEISEFQTKDGKIAEGVTFQRILDDVRDSVHSSGVERLHLLTRHDLHNIKRDFAIGNDQQHNIDEVSVSMWLEKIKDCVLLYKKEGEAREDFDRTDSVIVLMTDYQKQLLQRFGQNIVCVDSTHCTNVYKLLVTTLLVVDDFGSGMPVAFCVSNRETTSIMTHFFSAAKERAGIIKTSVFMSDDTNTFHSAWSRVMGPAENNLLCAWHIDRNWRNNLKKVHGNEEKKALVYKALRTLLEEADIDNFNELLESFVGQLQADEGTRDFGVYFSSNYLFRPQQWAYCHRRNLGINTNMHLEAMHRVSKYCYLEGKTNNRLDRLLVVLMKLVCDKLCAQMVKLYKGGHSYRINLVEARHKASGSIKENDITVNTDGTKFHVKSQTHCGVTHTVILNNIECKLECKLKCSKCNICIHAFSCSCADSLIHLNICKHIHAVSMTYALHSSATFTPSEATVTEEASAILCSLQTNTDDHKNTSLARELVSTYQILINRVGSGKVSTEILKSLQKDAAHSLSLFQSDCREVPRRPSNKKVKVQRRPGKCNKQPKGSLKKPTLAEKANIVSALRQPESEILNVHIDSDHNYCRY